Proteins co-encoded in one Salvia splendens isolate huo1 chromosome 4, SspV2, whole genome shotgun sequence genomic window:
- the LOC121798851 gene encoding putative lysine-specific demethylase JMJ16 isoform X1 — translation MGTELVGPCIKDDSMEIPSIPPGFESLVPFTLKRSEDNQVGSYSSSGNAFEKQTVKTEVDFDSNDDLKATKSITRRVGIKYSQFDYSSGDEHESQQVQHVLRHQLPKGIIRGCESCKNCQKVTANWRPEEARRPDLEAAPVFYPSEEEFEDTLKYISSIRAKAEIYGICRIVPPRSWKPPCPLKEREIWEKSKFATRVQRIDKLQNRNTMRKILQVNHNKKRKKRRCMKNGLDNETNNEEIKIPDEFGLHEADRFGFEPGSEFTLDAFQIYADDFKVQYFRGNNSSESGGNGSVVQRQDWQPSVENIEGEYWRMVEKPTDEIEVLYGADLETGVFGSGFPKTAEQVSSDSDIKYINSGWNLNNFPRLPGSVLSFESSDISGVLVPWLYIGMCFSSFCWHVEDHHLYSLNYMHWGAPKLWYGVPGSDALKLEAAMKKHLPDLFDEQPDLLHKLVTQLSPSILRSEGVPVYRCVQNAGEFVLTLPRAYHAGFNSGFNCAEAVNVAPVDWLPHGHNVIELYREQGRKTSISHDKLLLGAAREAVKANWEYNLLRKSTANNLRWRDVCGKDGVLSKALKARVETERVRREFLSRSSTALKMESTFDATSERECSVCLFDLHLSAAGCHHCSPDKYACLNHAKQLCSCSWGAKFFLFRYDINELNILVEALEGKLSAVYRWARLDLGLSLSSYVSGENKQLHGVSGKLSHASQGSAGKEMGSQVTALYSKEQKGKADGAIPNHTKNVGSPNSSPNSKPPVVVLALQNMKETNSSSQKAEVSSPSLDCKKENSLQLASRYKALSNQLPSTKENLALEKHEGNQLSCPGSNEVVLLSDDDAGSEPSEEPSVVKEASEKHTVGIQKQVCRENIGSGHFLDKPASATVAVNHSAMLERMKNGSGLEGVKVEHHAKGETCPDTSPHSSPCFKISMPGKGSSRDVPRKETPKCSDANVDGGHKPQQIYEEKSCNGDSKKSGELIVDSGAVDNSLTVPCNQSGSPNILDRYYRQKGPRIAKVVRRINCNVEPMDYGAVCAEKLWCDSRAIYPKGFRSRVRYIDVTDPSNMCYYVSQILDAGQSGPLFMVSVEHCPSEVYFHVSAARCWELVRDRVNQEIARQHKLGRQNLPPLQPPGSLDGMEMFGFSSPAIVQAIQALDHNRVCSDYWRSRPLMQIPQQSQYAGSSSVKSEDDEGRKRERHAAVEKILDGLLKKASSEELQTLYSITHNKNPTSEEQSLLNRLLNDAIHKHPL, via the exons ATGGGCACAGAACTTGTTGGACCTTGCATCAAAGACGACAGTATGGAGATTCCCTCAATCCCCCCTGGTTTTGAGTCTCTTGTGCCCTTTACTTTAAAGAGGTCAGAGGATAATCAAGTTGGCAGTTACTCAAGCTCTGGTAATGCTTTTGAAAAACAAACAGTCAAGACAGAGGTGGACTTTGACAGTAATGATGACTTAAAAGCTACGAAGTCCATTACGCGTAGGGTTGGAATAAAGTATAGCCAGTTTGATTACAGTTCTGGTGATGAACACGAATCTCAGCAG GTGCAGCATGTCTTGAGGCACCAACTCCCAAAAGGGATCATTCGTGGGTGTGAATCTTGTAAGAACTGCCAAAAG GTAACCGCAAACTGGCGTCCAGAAGAAGCTCGCAGGCCCGATCTTGAGGCGGCTCCTGTGTTTTATCCTTCTGAAGAG GAGTTTGAGGACACCTTAAAGTACATTTCTAGTATACGTGCTAAAGCAGAAATTTATGGGATTTGCCGCATAGTACCACCTCGTTCATGGAAGCCTCCTTGTCCTCTAAAGGAGAGAGAGATATGGGAGAAGTCCAAGTTTGCTACTCGAGTTCAAAGGATTGACAAGCTTCAGAATCGGAATACAATGAGAAAGATATTGCAAGTTAATCATaataaaaagaggaaaaagagaagatgcatGAAAAATGGACTTGATAATGAAACCAATAATGAGGAAATCAAAATCCCAGATGAATTTGGACTACATGAGGCTGATAGGTTTGGCTTTGAACCTGGTTCAGAATTTACCCTGGATGCATTCCAGATATATGCCGATGATTTCAAGGTCCAGTACTTCCGAGGTAACAATAGTTCAGAATCGGGAGGTAATGGCTCAGTGGTTCAGCGGCAGGACTGGCAGCCTTCAGTAGAAAATATCGAGGGAGAATATTGGCGGATGGTGGAGAAACCAACTGATGAAATTGAG GTGCTTTATGGGGCTGATCTCGAAACAGGAGTATTTGGCAGTGGATTTCCTAAAACTGCTGAGCAAGTTAGTTCAGATTCTGATATAAAGTATATTAACTCGGGGTGGAACTTAAATAACTTCCCTAGGCTTCCGGGTTCTGTTCTCTCATTTGAAAGCAGTGATATATCTGGTGTTCTAGTTCCTTGGTTGTATATAGGGATGTGTTTCTCGTCGTTTTGTTGG CATGTTGAGGATCACCACTTGTATTCATTGAATTACATGCATTGGGGTGCTCCAAAACTGTGGTATGGTGTTCCAGGATCGGATGCCCTAAAACTGGAGGCAGCCATGAAGAAACATCTGCCAGACCTCTTTGATGAACAACCTGACTTGCTTCATAAGCTG GTCACTCAGCTTTCCCCCTCAATCCTAAGATCTGAGGGAGTGCCTGTTTATCGGTGTGTCCAAAATGCTGGGGAATTTGTTTTGACATTGCCTCGAGCATATCATGCAGGATTTAATTCTGGCTTCAATTGCGCTGAAGCAGTTAATGTTGCTCCTGTTGATTGGTTGCCTCATGGGCATAATGTTATTGAGCTCTATCGTGAGCAAGGCCGAAAAACATCCATTTCACATGATAAACTTTTACTTGGTGCTGCTAGAGAGGCCGTGAAAGCAAATTGGGAATATAATTTATTGAGAAAGTCTACTGCAAATAATTTACGATGGAGGGATGTTTGTGGGAAGGATGGGGTTTTATCTAAAGCGCTAAAG GCTCGCGTTGAGACAGAGAGGGTCCGGAGAGAATTCCTTAGCAGATCCTCAACGGCGCTGAAGATGGAGAGCACTTTTGATGCTACTAGTGAGAGGGAATGCAGTGTATGCCTGTTTGATTTGCATCTATCTGCTGCAGGTTGCCACCACTGTTCACCGGATAAATATGCATGCTTGAACCATGCTAAACAGTTATGTTCATGCTCATGGGGTGCTAAGTTTTTCCTTTTCCGTTATGACATCAACGAATTGAATATCTTGGTTGAAGCTCTAGAAGGGAAACTAAGCGCAGTATATAGGTGGGCAAGACTTGATCTTGGGCTTTCTCTAAGTTCTTATGTCTCCGGGGAGAATAAGCAATTACATGGGGTCAGTGGTAAATTATCCCATGCCTCTCAAGGATCGGCAGGGAAAGAGATGGGTTCCCAAGTCACCGCCCTATATTCAAAAGAGCAGAAAGGCAAAGCAGATGGAGCTATTCCGAATCATACCAAGAATGTTGGCAGCCCAAACTCTTCTCCAAATTCGAAGCCACCTGTGGTGGTATTGGCTCTGCAAAATATGAAGGAAACAAACTCTTCTTCCCAGAAAGCTGAGGTATCCAGTCCTTCTTTGGATTGCAAGAAAGAGAACTCTTTGCAGTTAGCTTCCAGATACAAGGCCTTGTCAAACCAGCTTCCATCCACAAAGGAAAACTTAGCTTTGGAGAAACATGAAGGGAATCAATTGTCATGTCCTGGCAGTAATGAAGTTGTGCTCCTCAGTGATGATGATGCGGGAAGTGAACCAAGCGAAGAACCTTCTGTTGTAAAGGAGGCATCTGAGAAGCATACAGTAGGAATTCAGAAGCAAGTTTGCCGTGAAAATATTGGTTCTGGTCATTTTCTTGACAAACCAGCCTCAGCAACTGTCGCTGTTAACCATTCTGCAATGCTTGAGAGGATGAAGAATGGTTCTGGTTTAGAGGGGGTAAAAGTTGAACACCATGCAAAAGGTGAAACGTGTCCTGATACCAGTCCACATAGCAGCCCTTGCTTTAAAATCTCCATGCCAGGTAAAGGTTCCAGTAGAGATGTCCCAAGAAAGGAGACTCCGAAATGCAGTGATGCCAATGTAGATGGTGGCCACAAACCACAACAAATTTATGAAGAAAAATCATGTAATGGAGATAGTAAAAAAAGTGGGGAGTTAATTGTTGATTCTGGAGCAGTTGACAACAGTTTAACTGTGCCATGTAATCAGTCTGGCTCCCCAAACATCTTGGACAGATATTATCGCCAGAAGGGGCCTCGCATTGCAAAGGTAGTTAGGAGAATTAATTGTAATGTCGAACCCATGGACTATGGGGCTGTGTGTGCTGAAAAGTTGTGGTGCGACAGTCGTGCTATTTACCCAAAGG GATTTAGGAGTCGGGTCAGGTACATAGATGTCACAGATCCATCTAACATGTGCTACTATGTCTCTCAGATTCTAGATGCTGGGCAAAGTGGACCTCTATTTATG GTTTCTGTGGAGCATTGTCCTAGTGAAGTATATTTTCATGTTTCTGCTGCTAGATGCTGGGAGTTGGTTCGGGATAGAGTAAATCAGGAGATTGCAAGACAACATAAGTTGGGAAGACAGAACCTTCCCCCTTTGCAGCCTCCAGGGAGTCTGGACGGAATGGAAATGTTCGGCTTTTCCTCTCCAGCTATCGTGCAG GCAATTCAGGCTCTTGATCACAATCGTGTGTGCTCAGATTACTGGAGATCGCGGCCGCTGATGCAGATCCCTCAGCAATCTCAGTATGCTGGAAGTAGCAGTGTGAAGAGTGAAGATGATGAAGGCAGGAAAAGGGAAAGGCATGCTGCTGTTGAGAAAATACTTGACGGTCTACTAAAGAAGGCGAGCTCAGAGGAACTACAAACCCTGTACAGTATTACACATAACAAGAATCCCACCAGCGAGGAGCAGAGCTTATTAAACCGGCTCCTCAACGACGCGATTCACAAGCACCCCTTGTAG
- the LOC121798851 gene encoding putative lysine-specific demethylase JMJ16 isoform X3: protein MGTELVGPCIKDDSMEIPSIPPGFESLVPFTLKRSEDNQVGSYSSSGNAFEKQTVKTEVDFDSNDDLKATKSITRRVGIKYSQFDYSSGDEHESQQVQHVLRHQLPKGIIRGCESCKNCQKVTANWRPEEARRPDLEAAPVFYPSEEEFEDTLKYISSIRAKAEIYGICRIVPPRSWKPPCPLKEREIWEKSKFATRVQRIDKLQNRNTMRKILQVNHNKKRKKRRCMKNGLDNETNNEEIKIPDEFGLHEADRFGFEPGSEFTLDAFQIYADDFKVQYFRGNNSSESGGNGSVVQRQDWQPSVENIEGEYWRMVEKPTDEIEVLYGADLETGVFGSGFPKTAEQVSSDSDIKYINSGWNLNNFPRLPGSVLSFESSDISGVLVPWLYIGMCFSSFCWHVEDHHLYSLNYMHWGAPKLWYGVPGSDALKLEAAMKKHLPDLFDEQPDLLHKLVTQLSPSILRSEGVPVYRCVQNAGEFVLTLPRAYHAGFNSGFNCAEAVNVAPVDWLPHGHNVIELYREQGRKTSISHDKLLLGAAREAVKANWEYNLLRKSTANNLRWRDVCGKDGVLSKALKARVETERVRREFLSRSSTALKMESTFDATSERECSVCLFDLHLSAAGCHHCSPDKYACLNHAKQLCSCSWGAKFFLFRYDINELNILVEALEGKLSAVYRWARLDLGLSLSSYVSGENKQLHGVSGKLSHASQGSAGKEMGSQVTALYSKEQKGKADGAIPNHTKNVGSPNSSPNSKPPVVVLALQNMKETNSSSQKAEVSSPSLDCKKENSLQLASRYKALSNQLPSTKENLALEKHEGNQLSCPGSNEVVLLSDDDAGSEPSEEPSVVKEASEKHTVGIQKQVCRENIGSGHFLDKPASATVAVNHSAMLERMKNGSGLEGVKVEHHAKGETCPDTSPHSSPCFKISMPGKGSSRDVPRKETPKCSDANVDGGHKPQQIYEEKSCNGDSKKSGELIVDSGAVDNSLTVPCNQSGSPNILDRYYRQKGPRIAKVVRRINCNVEPMDYGAVCAEKLWCDSRAIYPKGFRSRVRYIDVTDPSNMCYYVSQILDAGQSGPLFMVSVEHCPSEVYFHVSAARCWELVRDRVNQEIARQHKLGRQNLPPLQPPGSLDGMEMFGFSSPAIVQASH, encoded by the exons ATGGGCACAGAACTTGTTGGACCTTGCATCAAAGACGACAGTATGGAGATTCCCTCAATCCCCCCTGGTTTTGAGTCTCTTGTGCCCTTTACTTTAAAGAGGTCAGAGGATAATCAAGTTGGCAGTTACTCAAGCTCTGGTAATGCTTTTGAAAAACAAACAGTCAAGACAGAGGTGGACTTTGACAGTAATGATGACTTAAAAGCTACGAAGTCCATTACGCGTAGGGTTGGAATAAAGTATAGCCAGTTTGATTACAGTTCTGGTGATGAACACGAATCTCAGCAG GTGCAGCATGTCTTGAGGCACCAACTCCCAAAAGGGATCATTCGTGGGTGTGAATCTTGTAAGAACTGCCAAAAG GTAACCGCAAACTGGCGTCCAGAAGAAGCTCGCAGGCCCGATCTTGAGGCGGCTCCTGTGTTTTATCCTTCTGAAGAG GAGTTTGAGGACACCTTAAAGTACATTTCTAGTATACGTGCTAAAGCAGAAATTTATGGGATTTGCCGCATAGTACCACCTCGTTCATGGAAGCCTCCTTGTCCTCTAAAGGAGAGAGAGATATGGGAGAAGTCCAAGTTTGCTACTCGAGTTCAAAGGATTGACAAGCTTCAGAATCGGAATACAATGAGAAAGATATTGCAAGTTAATCATaataaaaagaggaaaaagagaagatgcatGAAAAATGGACTTGATAATGAAACCAATAATGAGGAAATCAAAATCCCAGATGAATTTGGACTACATGAGGCTGATAGGTTTGGCTTTGAACCTGGTTCAGAATTTACCCTGGATGCATTCCAGATATATGCCGATGATTTCAAGGTCCAGTACTTCCGAGGTAACAATAGTTCAGAATCGGGAGGTAATGGCTCAGTGGTTCAGCGGCAGGACTGGCAGCCTTCAGTAGAAAATATCGAGGGAGAATATTGGCGGATGGTGGAGAAACCAACTGATGAAATTGAG GTGCTTTATGGGGCTGATCTCGAAACAGGAGTATTTGGCAGTGGATTTCCTAAAACTGCTGAGCAAGTTAGTTCAGATTCTGATATAAAGTATATTAACTCGGGGTGGAACTTAAATAACTTCCCTAGGCTTCCGGGTTCTGTTCTCTCATTTGAAAGCAGTGATATATCTGGTGTTCTAGTTCCTTGGTTGTATATAGGGATGTGTTTCTCGTCGTTTTGTTGG CATGTTGAGGATCACCACTTGTATTCATTGAATTACATGCATTGGGGTGCTCCAAAACTGTGGTATGGTGTTCCAGGATCGGATGCCCTAAAACTGGAGGCAGCCATGAAGAAACATCTGCCAGACCTCTTTGATGAACAACCTGACTTGCTTCATAAGCTG GTCACTCAGCTTTCCCCCTCAATCCTAAGATCTGAGGGAGTGCCTGTTTATCGGTGTGTCCAAAATGCTGGGGAATTTGTTTTGACATTGCCTCGAGCATATCATGCAGGATTTAATTCTGGCTTCAATTGCGCTGAAGCAGTTAATGTTGCTCCTGTTGATTGGTTGCCTCATGGGCATAATGTTATTGAGCTCTATCGTGAGCAAGGCCGAAAAACATCCATTTCACATGATAAACTTTTACTTGGTGCTGCTAGAGAGGCCGTGAAAGCAAATTGGGAATATAATTTATTGAGAAAGTCTACTGCAAATAATTTACGATGGAGGGATGTTTGTGGGAAGGATGGGGTTTTATCTAAAGCGCTAAAG GCTCGCGTTGAGACAGAGAGGGTCCGGAGAGAATTCCTTAGCAGATCCTCAACGGCGCTGAAGATGGAGAGCACTTTTGATGCTACTAGTGAGAGGGAATGCAGTGTATGCCTGTTTGATTTGCATCTATCTGCTGCAGGTTGCCACCACTGTTCACCGGATAAATATGCATGCTTGAACCATGCTAAACAGTTATGTTCATGCTCATGGGGTGCTAAGTTTTTCCTTTTCCGTTATGACATCAACGAATTGAATATCTTGGTTGAAGCTCTAGAAGGGAAACTAAGCGCAGTATATAGGTGGGCAAGACTTGATCTTGGGCTTTCTCTAAGTTCTTATGTCTCCGGGGAGAATAAGCAATTACATGGGGTCAGTGGTAAATTATCCCATGCCTCTCAAGGATCGGCAGGGAAAGAGATGGGTTCCCAAGTCACCGCCCTATATTCAAAAGAGCAGAAAGGCAAAGCAGATGGAGCTATTCCGAATCATACCAAGAATGTTGGCAGCCCAAACTCTTCTCCAAATTCGAAGCCACCTGTGGTGGTATTGGCTCTGCAAAATATGAAGGAAACAAACTCTTCTTCCCAGAAAGCTGAGGTATCCAGTCCTTCTTTGGATTGCAAGAAAGAGAACTCTTTGCAGTTAGCTTCCAGATACAAGGCCTTGTCAAACCAGCTTCCATCCACAAAGGAAAACTTAGCTTTGGAGAAACATGAAGGGAATCAATTGTCATGTCCTGGCAGTAATGAAGTTGTGCTCCTCAGTGATGATGATGCGGGAAGTGAACCAAGCGAAGAACCTTCTGTTGTAAAGGAGGCATCTGAGAAGCATACAGTAGGAATTCAGAAGCAAGTTTGCCGTGAAAATATTGGTTCTGGTCATTTTCTTGACAAACCAGCCTCAGCAACTGTCGCTGTTAACCATTCTGCAATGCTTGAGAGGATGAAGAATGGTTCTGGTTTAGAGGGGGTAAAAGTTGAACACCATGCAAAAGGTGAAACGTGTCCTGATACCAGTCCACATAGCAGCCCTTGCTTTAAAATCTCCATGCCAGGTAAAGGTTCCAGTAGAGATGTCCCAAGAAAGGAGACTCCGAAATGCAGTGATGCCAATGTAGATGGTGGCCACAAACCACAACAAATTTATGAAGAAAAATCATGTAATGGAGATAGTAAAAAAAGTGGGGAGTTAATTGTTGATTCTGGAGCAGTTGACAACAGTTTAACTGTGCCATGTAATCAGTCTGGCTCCCCAAACATCTTGGACAGATATTATCGCCAGAAGGGGCCTCGCATTGCAAAGGTAGTTAGGAGAATTAATTGTAATGTCGAACCCATGGACTATGGGGCTGTGTGTGCTGAAAAGTTGTGGTGCGACAGTCGTGCTATTTACCCAAAGG GATTTAGGAGTCGGGTCAGGTACATAGATGTCACAGATCCATCTAACATGTGCTACTATGTCTCTCAGATTCTAGATGCTGGGCAAAGTGGACCTCTATTTATG GTTTCTGTGGAGCATTGTCCTAGTGAAGTATATTTTCATGTTTCTGCTGCTAGATGCTGGGAGTTGGTTCGGGATAGAGTAAATCAGGAGATTGCAAGACAACATAAGTTGGGAAGACAGAACCTTCCCCCTTTGCAGCCTCCAGGGAGTCTGGACGGAATGGAAATGTTCGGCTTTTCCTCTCCAGCTATCGTGCAGGCAAGCCATTAA
- the LOC121798851 gene encoding putative lysine-specific demethylase JMJ16 isoform X2: MGTELVGPCIKDDSMEIPSIPPGFESLVPFTLKRSEDNQVGSYSSSGNAFEKQTVKTEVDFDSNDDLKATKSITRRVGIKYSQFDYSSGDEHESQQVQHVLRHQLPKGIIRGCESCKNCQKVTANWRPEEARRPDLEAAPVFYPSEEEFEDTLKYISSIRAKAEIYGICRIVPPRSWKPPCPLKEREIWEKSKFATRVQRIDKLQNRNTMRKILQVNHNKKRKKRRCMKNGLDNETNNEEIKIPDEFGLHEADRFGFEPGSEFTLDAFQIYADDFKVQYFRGNNSSESGGNGSVVQRQDWQPSVENIEGEYWRMVEKPTDEIEVLYGADLETGVFGSGFPKTAEQVSSDSDIKYINSGWNLNNFPRLPGSVLSFESSDISGVLVPWLYIGMCFSSFCWHVEDHHLYSLNYMHWGAPKLWYGVPGSDALKLEAAMKKHLPDLFDEQPDLLHKLVTQLSPSILRSEGVPVYRCVQNAGEFVLTLPRAYHAGFNSGFNCAEAVNVAPVDWLPHGHNVIELYREQGRKTSISHDKLLLGAAREAVKANWEYNLLRKSTANNLRWRDVCGKDGVLSKALKARVETERVRREFLSRSSTALKMESTFDATSERECSVCLFDLHLSAAGCHHCSPDKYACLNHAKQLCSCSWGAKFFLFRYDINELNILVEALEGKLSAVYRWARLDLGLSLSSYVSGENKQLHGVSGKLSHASQGSAGKEMGSQVTALYSKEQKGKADGAIPNHTKNVGSPNSSPNSKPPVVVLALQNMKETNSSSQKAEVSSPSLDCKKENSLQLASRYKALSNQLPSTKENLALEKHEGNQLSCPGSNEVVLLSDDDAGSEPSEEPSVVKEASEKHTVGIQKQVCRENIGSGHFLDKPASATVAVNHSAMLERMKNGSGLEGVKVEHHAKGETCPDTSPHSSPCFKISMPGKGSSRDVPRKETPKCSDANVDGGHKPQQIYEEKSCNGDSKKSGELIVDSGAVDNSLTVPCNQSGSPNILDRYYRQKGPRIAKVVRRINCNVEPMDYGAVCAEKLWCDSRAIYPKGFRSRVRYIDVTDPSNMCYYVSQILDAGQSGPLFMVSVEHCPSEVYFHVSAARCWELVRDRVNQEIARQHKLGRQNLPPLQPPGSLDGMEMFGFSSPAIVQITGDRGR, translated from the exons ATGGGCACAGAACTTGTTGGACCTTGCATCAAAGACGACAGTATGGAGATTCCCTCAATCCCCCCTGGTTTTGAGTCTCTTGTGCCCTTTACTTTAAAGAGGTCAGAGGATAATCAAGTTGGCAGTTACTCAAGCTCTGGTAATGCTTTTGAAAAACAAACAGTCAAGACAGAGGTGGACTTTGACAGTAATGATGACTTAAAAGCTACGAAGTCCATTACGCGTAGGGTTGGAATAAAGTATAGCCAGTTTGATTACAGTTCTGGTGATGAACACGAATCTCAGCAG GTGCAGCATGTCTTGAGGCACCAACTCCCAAAAGGGATCATTCGTGGGTGTGAATCTTGTAAGAACTGCCAAAAG GTAACCGCAAACTGGCGTCCAGAAGAAGCTCGCAGGCCCGATCTTGAGGCGGCTCCTGTGTTTTATCCTTCTGAAGAG GAGTTTGAGGACACCTTAAAGTACATTTCTAGTATACGTGCTAAAGCAGAAATTTATGGGATTTGCCGCATAGTACCACCTCGTTCATGGAAGCCTCCTTGTCCTCTAAAGGAGAGAGAGATATGGGAGAAGTCCAAGTTTGCTACTCGAGTTCAAAGGATTGACAAGCTTCAGAATCGGAATACAATGAGAAAGATATTGCAAGTTAATCATaataaaaagaggaaaaagagaagatgcatGAAAAATGGACTTGATAATGAAACCAATAATGAGGAAATCAAAATCCCAGATGAATTTGGACTACATGAGGCTGATAGGTTTGGCTTTGAACCTGGTTCAGAATTTACCCTGGATGCATTCCAGATATATGCCGATGATTTCAAGGTCCAGTACTTCCGAGGTAACAATAGTTCAGAATCGGGAGGTAATGGCTCAGTGGTTCAGCGGCAGGACTGGCAGCCTTCAGTAGAAAATATCGAGGGAGAATATTGGCGGATGGTGGAGAAACCAACTGATGAAATTGAG GTGCTTTATGGGGCTGATCTCGAAACAGGAGTATTTGGCAGTGGATTTCCTAAAACTGCTGAGCAAGTTAGTTCAGATTCTGATATAAAGTATATTAACTCGGGGTGGAACTTAAATAACTTCCCTAGGCTTCCGGGTTCTGTTCTCTCATTTGAAAGCAGTGATATATCTGGTGTTCTAGTTCCTTGGTTGTATATAGGGATGTGTTTCTCGTCGTTTTGTTGG CATGTTGAGGATCACCACTTGTATTCATTGAATTACATGCATTGGGGTGCTCCAAAACTGTGGTATGGTGTTCCAGGATCGGATGCCCTAAAACTGGAGGCAGCCATGAAGAAACATCTGCCAGACCTCTTTGATGAACAACCTGACTTGCTTCATAAGCTG GTCACTCAGCTTTCCCCCTCAATCCTAAGATCTGAGGGAGTGCCTGTTTATCGGTGTGTCCAAAATGCTGGGGAATTTGTTTTGACATTGCCTCGAGCATATCATGCAGGATTTAATTCTGGCTTCAATTGCGCTGAAGCAGTTAATGTTGCTCCTGTTGATTGGTTGCCTCATGGGCATAATGTTATTGAGCTCTATCGTGAGCAAGGCCGAAAAACATCCATTTCACATGATAAACTTTTACTTGGTGCTGCTAGAGAGGCCGTGAAAGCAAATTGGGAATATAATTTATTGAGAAAGTCTACTGCAAATAATTTACGATGGAGGGATGTTTGTGGGAAGGATGGGGTTTTATCTAAAGCGCTAAAG GCTCGCGTTGAGACAGAGAGGGTCCGGAGAGAATTCCTTAGCAGATCCTCAACGGCGCTGAAGATGGAGAGCACTTTTGATGCTACTAGTGAGAGGGAATGCAGTGTATGCCTGTTTGATTTGCATCTATCTGCTGCAGGTTGCCACCACTGTTCACCGGATAAATATGCATGCTTGAACCATGCTAAACAGTTATGTTCATGCTCATGGGGTGCTAAGTTTTTCCTTTTCCGTTATGACATCAACGAATTGAATATCTTGGTTGAAGCTCTAGAAGGGAAACTAAGCGCAGTATATAGGTGGGCAAGACTTGATCTTGGGCTTTCTCTAAGTTCTTATGTCTCCGGGGAGAATAAGCAATTACATGGGGTCAGTGGTAAATTATCCCATGCCTCTCAAGGATCGGCAGGGAAAGAGATGGGTTCCCAAGTCACCGCCCTATATTCAAAAGAGCAGAAAGGCAAAGCAGATGGAGCTATTCCGAATCATACCAAGAATGTTGGCAGCCCAAACTCTTCTCCAAATTCGAAGCCACCTGTGGTGGTATTGGCTCTGCAAAATATGAAGGAAACAAACTCTTCTTCCCAGAAAGCTGAGGTATCCAGTCCTTCTTTGGATTGCAAGAAAGAGAACTCTTTGCAGTTAGCTTCCAGATACAAGGCCTTGTCAAACCAGCTTCCATCCACAAAGGAAAACTTAGCTTTGGAGAAACATGAAGGGAATCAATTGTCATGTCCTGGCAGTAATGAAGTTGTGCTCCTCAGTGATGATGATGCGGGAAGTGAACCAAGCGAAGAACCTTCTGTTGTAAAGGAGGCATCTGAGAAGCATACAGTAGGAATTCAGAAGCAAGTTTGCCGTGAAAATATTGGTTCTGGTCATTTTCTTGACAAACCAGCCTCAGCAACTGTCGCTGTTAACCATTCTGCAATGCTTGAGAGGATGAAGAATGGTTCTGGTTTAGAGGGGGTAAAAGTTGAACACCATGCAAAAGGTGAAACGTGTCCTGATACCAGTCCACATAGCAGCCCTTGCTTTAAAATCTCCATGCCAGGTAAAGGTTCCAGTAGAGATGTCCCAAGAAAGGAGACTCCGAAATGCAGTGATGCCAATGTAGATGGTGGCCACAAACCACAACAAATTTATGAAGAAAAATCATGTAATGGAGATAGTAAAAAAAGTGGGGAGTTAATTGTTGATTCTGGAGCAGTTGACAACAGTTTAACTGTGCCATGTAATCAGTCTGGCTCCCCAAACATCTTGGACAGATATTATCGCCAGAAGGGGCCTCGCATTGCAAAGGTAGTTAGGAGAATTAATTGTAATGTCGAACCCATGGACTATGGGGCTGTGTGTGCTGAAAAGTTGTGGTGCGACAGTCGTGCTATTTACCCAAAGG GATTTAGGAGTCGGGTCAGGTACATAGATGTCACAGATCCATCTAACATGTGCTACTATGTCTCTCAGATTCTAGATGCTGGGCAAAGTGGACCTCTATTTATG GTTTCTGTGGAGCATTGTCCTAGTGAAGTATATTTTCATGTTTCTGCTGCTAGATGCTGGGAGTTGGTTCGGGATAGAGTAAATCAGGAGATTGCAAGACAACATAAGTTGGGAAGACAGAACCTTCCCCCTTTGCAGCCTCCAGGGAGTCTGGACGGAATGGAAATGTTCGGCTTTTCCTCTCCAGCTATCGTGCAG ATTACTGGAGATCGCGGCCGCTGA